GCAGACCATGGCGCGGACCGGCGGCGGCGCGGGGACCTGGGCGGCTTCGCGTTCCAGCGCGGCCAGGCGTTCGAGAAGCCTGCGGTTCTCGTCCGCAGCCTGACCCAGCGCTTCCGCCGCGTCGTGCATGGCCAGGTCCACCTCGTCGGGGCAATACCCGCGCATGCACCGCGCGAATTTCTTGTTCAGGAGGTCGATCTTGGAGACCGTCACGGCACCTTCCCGGTTAACGCATCATGAACGCCATCTGGAGCAGCGATTCCACGATGAAGACCTGGCCGATGAACTGCAGCGCCAGGATCAGGACGATGGGAGACAGGTCGAACCCCCCCATCATCACGAAGGGAAGCGTGCGACGGATTCTGTAGAGCACGGGCTCCGTGGCCGAATAGAGGAAGCGGATGATGGGGTGGTAGGGGTCCGGGCGCACCCAGCTCACCACGGCGGCGA
This is a stretch of genomic DNA from Fundidesulfovibrio magnetotacticus. It encodes these proteins:
- a CDS encoding YggT family protein, with protein sequence MPFLGPLLKTVALILDFVFGTYKWIVIIAAVVSWVRPDPYHPIIRFLYSATEPVLYRIRRTLPFVMMGGFDLSPIVLILALQFIGQVFIVESLLQMAFMMR